From a single Bacillus pumilus genomic region:
- a CDS encoding zinc metallopeptidase, whose protein sequence is MFFYFLTFAALGLSFWAQFKVKNNFEKYSKVEAASMKTGAETARYILDRNGLYDVPVEPVRGTLTDHYDPTQRVVRLSEPVYYGHSISAISVASHEVGHALQHQESYGALVLRHKIFPVVNFASGVAPLLFLGGILLGSLNLIGLGIILFSAAVFFQLVTLPVEFNASSRAKDIIVSEGIIRSSEERGVNKVLNAAALTYVAAALVSLFELLRFVMIFLNGRND, encoded by the coding sequence CTGTTTTTTTATTTTTTAACATTTGCCGCATTGGGATTATCATTTTGGGCACAATTTAAGGTAAAGAATAATTTTGAAAAGTATTCAAAGGTTGAAGCTGCCAGTATGAAAACAGGTGCGGAAACCGCTCGATATATTTTAGATCGCAACGGGTTATACGACGTGCCTGTTGAACCGGTAAGAGGAACTTTGACTGATCATTACGACCCGACGCAGCGTGTGGTTCGCTTATCTGAACCTGTGTACTATGGCCATTCCATATCGGCCATTTCAGTTGCATCACACGAGGTTGGACATGCCTTGCAGCATCAAGAATCCTATGGTGCGCTTGTGTTGAGACATAAAATCTTTCCTGTCGTGAACTTTGCATCTGGTGTTGCCCCGCTTCTTTTCCTTGGTGGAATCTTGCTCGGCAGCCTTAACTTAATCGGGCTTGGGATCATTTTGTTCTCAGCGGCTGTGTTCTTTCAGCTTGTGACATTGCCTGTCGAGTTTAATGCAAGTTCTCGTGCAAAAGATATCATTGTTTCAGAAGGAATCATTAGAAGCAGTGAAGAAAGAGGCGTGAACAAGGTGTTAAATGCTGCAGCTCTTACGTACGTCGCAGCGGCCCTTGTCTCCTTATTTGAATTGCTCCGTTTTGTAATGATCTTCCTAAATGGCCGTAATGATTAA